A window of bacterium contains these coding sequences:
- a CDS encoding glycoside hydrolase family 9 protein encodes MHKLFVILFLILGLTRLEAEKPTGIFGNDWVFRKDIPVLSSVKNTKLSAYIYQKNTKLRLVFYTPEKTKKVNTVLMFDPKYFFVKGTPVLVDTLTKEQSNIDYTFKDDRLRFKVDVTNKPKYIEMDVISRKLGNQGALTTEDKLKQARTIRRISPQTNSWSPLAKNQIIAQTTLRPIICYGGYDINSEKIAIIWGNDKKLTGRFEIINALNNRQFPATQPVVYTGKLKETGFHIWGGNNYIADFSDFKKEGLYLVRVMINETDEVTDSYVFPIKKGLYIDLSQKAAKWFYYQRCGTEVPGFHELCHTKDAVIKTNGDTVDITGGWHDAGDYGKWIYSGASGVLALTTLQDAFGKDIKNEQTEASTSPISGLTEEALWEAEYFCKAYWDSAFHEGFTPDFDDVCTWLGAPETESPRIIHETDMLQNIYGIYKSPGISLVGASMARTARQILSYNKELPERYKRTAEKCVYIAKELYEIDSHRDIKANPNSYLGIQTGLLMTALELYEITGDKKYQEGAEANAKNILKLQDKDGIFYSDEARTSGKNEMCSFYLVALYEFFRRNPENNLNPQIKTAFKLWADYNMQFVNVSNFGLIGNKEKDGTVRNIRYRANSQIGAFVWGMSTAALLLKEHKYLTTAENNLRWIIGFNSADISMMAGIGKNPGCYHHRYCFMKGCEDGIVPGGILNGIVPGNGKLLDLGDTDTRNFVAGEFPVDYPIMDTGVWGWTYSWMTSEYWIPNNSWFILGAIQLQKALASMQTK; translated from the coding sequence ATGCATAAATTATTTGTTATATTATTTCTTATACTTGGGCTTACCCGACTGGAAGCAGAAAAACCAACAGGAATTTTCGGCAATGATTGGGTTTTCAGAAAAGATATCCCGGTACTCTCAAGCGTAAAAAACACAAAACTCTCTGCATATATTTACCAGAAAAATACAAAACTTCGGCTTGTATTTTATACTCCGGAGAAAACAAAAAAAGTAAATACCGTTCTAATGTTTGACCCGAAATACTTCTTTGTCAAAGGGACTCCTGTTTTAGTAGATACTCTCACAAAAGAACAAAGCAATATAGATTATACTTTTAAAGATGACAGGTTAAGATTTAAAGTAGATGTAACGAACAAACCTAAATACATAGAGATGGATGTAATCTCACGCAAATTAGGAAACCAGGGGGCATTAACAACGGAAGATAAACTTAAACAAGCGCGGACAATTAGGAGAATTTCGCCCCAAACGAACAGCTGGTCTCCGTTAGCTAAAAATCAAATAATCGCCCAAACCACATTAAGGCCAATAATATGTTACGGCGGGTACGACATAAACAGTGAAAAAATAGCAATCATCTGGGGAAATGATAAAAAACTTACCGGTAGATTTGAAATAATAAACGCTCTTAATAATAGGCAATTTCCTGCAACACAACCTGTCGTATATACCGGAAAATTGAAAGAAACAGGTTTTCATATCTGGGGCGGCAATAACTATATTGCCGATTTCTCGGATTTCAAAAAAGAAGGATTATATCTCGTAAGAGTAATGATAAATGAGACGGATGAAGTTACGGATTCTTACGTTTTCCCGATTAAAAAAGGCTTATATATTGACCTGTCACAGAAGGCGGCTAAGTGGTTTTATTACCAGAGGTGCGGGACAGAAGTTCCCGGTTTCCACGAACTCTGCCATACAAAAGATGCCGTAATTAAGACAAACGGCGATACCGTTGACATTACCGGTGGTTGGCATGATGCCGGGGATTACGGAAAATGGATATACTCGGGAGCAAGCGGAGTATTGGCTCTCACAACTTTACAGGATGCATTTGGAAAAGATATTAAAAACGAGCAAACAGAAGCCTCAACTTCTCCAATCTCCGGGCTAACGGAAGAAGCTTTATGGGAAGCCGAATATTTTTGTAAGGCATACTGGGACAGTGCTTTTCACGAAGGGTTCACACCCGATTTCGACGATGTGTGTACCTGGCTTGGAGCGCCCGAAACGGAATCACCACGAATCATTCACGAAACGGATATGTTACAAAATATATATGGTATATACAAAAGCCCTGGGATAAGTTTGGTAGGCGCCTCAATGGCAAGAACAGCAAGACAGATATTATCCTATAATAAAGAACTCCCTGAAAGATACAAAAGAACTGCAGAAAAATGTGTATATATTGCAAAAGAGTTATATGAAATTGACAGTCATCGAGATATCAAAGCAAATCCAAATTCATATCTCGGAATTCAGACAGGATTACTTATGACTGCGCTTGAGTTATATGAAATTACCGGAGATAAAAAGTACCAAGAAGGCGCGGAAGCAAACGCTAAAAACATATTAAAACTACAGGACAAAGATGGGATATTTTATTCCGATGAAGCAAGGACTTCCGGGAAAAATGAAATGTGCTCTTTTTACTTAGTTGCGTTGTACGAGTTTTTTAGACGGAACCCGGAAAACAATTTGAATCCTCAAATAAAAACTGCCTTTAAGTTATGGGCAGATTATAATATGCAGTTTGTAAATGTATCTAACTTTGGATTAATCGGAAATAAAGAAAAAGATGGAACCGTAAGAAACATACGGTATCGTGCAAATTCCCAAATTGGGGCATTTGTCTGGGGAATGTCGACTGCCGCGCTTTTACTGAAAGAGCATAAATACTTGACAACAGCAGAAAATAATTTACGGTGGATAATAGGTTTTAATTCGGCGGACATATCAATGATGGCTGGAATCGGGAAGAATCCCGGGTGTTATCACCACCGGTATTGTTTTATGAAAGGGTGCGAGGATGGTATTGTACCGGGTGGCATATTAAATGGTATAGTTCCGGGGAACGGTAAGTTACTAGACCTCGGGGATACCGATACAAGAAACTTCGTAGCAGGAGAATTTCCCGTTGATTATCCTATAATGGATACCGGCGTATGGGGTTGGACTTATTCCTGGATGACAAGTGAATACTGGATACCAAATAATTCATGGTTTATATTAGGCGCAATACAGTTACAAAAAGCATTGGCTTCAATGCAAACCAAATAA
- a CDS encoding THUMP domain-containing protein — MLEYQTTNRFFAQVSTGIEELAIKELSDFGAKDIVPAYRGIYFGADKATLYKINYMSQLVTRVLAPLTSFLCHNTPYLYRKAKTIEWSEFLNVDNTFAIFANVSNSKIGHSHYAALCLKDAIADYFREKFNKRPNIDTEKPDVWLNLHIENNRATINFDTSGGSLHRRGYRKEAVEAPMQETLAAAIIKFTEWDGSKPLYDIMCGSGTLISEALINYCKVPAGMFRKRFGFELLPDFDKDIWEEVKNEAKSNSRELPDGMISGCDISGQAIKYTRNNIRNLPYSDKIKLSILSFKNIKSLENFIIVCNPPYGIRTGEKDEVAELYKDLGDFLKQKCKGAEAYIYFGDRELISKIGLKPRWKKPLMNGPLDGRLVRFDMY; from the coding sequence ATGCTTGAATACCAGACAACAAATAGATTTTTTGCTCAAGTCTCCACAGGAATAGAGGAACTTGCTATCAAAGAGCTGTCAGATTTTGGCGCAAAAGACATTGTACCTGCTTACAGGGGAATTTATTTCGGAGCGGATAAAGCCACTTTGTATAAAATAAATTATATGTCCCAGCTTGTTACAAGAGTTTTAGCTCCGTTGACATCATTTCTATGCCACAATACCCCATATCTATATAGAAAAGCAAAGACAATAGAATGGAGTGAGTTTTTGAACGTAGATAATACTTTTGCAATATTTGCCAACGTATCCAATAGTAAGATTGGACATTCTCATTATGCGGCACTTTGTTTGAAAGACGCCATTGCAGATTATTTCAGGGAGAAGTTTAATAAGAGACCTAATATTGATACTGAAAAACCTGATGTCTGGTTAAACCTGCATATTGAAAACAACAGGGCGACAATAAACTTTGATACATCAGGAGGGTCGTTACATCGCAGGGGATATCGTAAAGAAGCAGTCGAAGCCCCTATGCAGGAAACGTTGGCGGCGGCAATTATTAAGTTTACCGAATGGGACGGGTCAAAACCTCTTTATGACATAATGTGCGGTTCGGGAACACTGATTAGCGAAGCATTGATAAATTACTGCAAGGTTCCTGCGGGAATGTTCAGAAAACGATTTGGGTTTGAATTATTGCCGGATTTTGATAAAGATATATGGGAAGAGGTAAAAAACGAAGCTAAGTCGAACTCCCGTGAACTTCCGGACGGGATGATTTCGGGATGTGATATTTCCGGGCAGGCAATAAAATACACAAGAAACAATATTCGTAATTTGCCATATAGCGATAAAATAAAACTTAGTATACTGAGTTTTAAGAATATTAAAAGCCTGGAAAATTTTATCATAGTATGTAATCCACCTTATGGAATTCGCACGGGCGAAAAGGATGAAGTTGCGGAATTATATAAAGACTTGGGAGATTTCTTAAAGCAGAAGTGTAAAGGGGCGGAAGCTTATATTTATTTTGGAGACAGGGAGTTGATTTCAAAAATCGGATTAAAGCCTCGATGGAAGAAACCGCTGATGAATGGTCCGCTGGATGGAAGATTGGTTAGGTTTGATATGTATTAG
- a CDS encoding DUF192 domain-containing protein: MDSKKLKMAGLVIVVAGLFWGFGFKNTQFHKIKMGNADLQVEIVNTPSTMARGLMYRKKMPENKGMLFVFKEPDYHSFWMKNTYIPLSIAFVTESKKIVQIEDMAPLDTVSFHISIIPVKYAIEVNQGWFRRHNVKVGDRVKGIR, encoded by the coding sequence ATGGATTCTAAAAAATTAAAAATGGCGGGTTTGGTTATAGTAGTTGCCGGACTTTTCTGGGGATTTGGTTTCAAAAATACTCAATTCCATAAAATAAAGATGGGAAATGCCGACTTACAGGTAGAAATAGTAAACACACCTTCTACAATGGCACGTGGACTTATGTATCGCAAAAAAATGCCGGAAAATAAGGGAATGCTTTTTGTTTTTAAGGAACCCGATTATCACTCTTTCTGGATGAAAAATACGTATATTCCATTATCCATTGCCTTTGTTACAGAAAGCAAAAAGATAGTCCAAATTGAAGATATGGCGCCGCTTGATACTGTAAGTTTTCATATATCCATAATACCCGTTAAATATGCCATAGAAGTAAACCAAGGGTGGTTTAGAAGACATAATGTGAAAGTAGGGGATAGGGTAAAGGGAATACGGTAG
- a CDS encoding biosynthetic peptidoglycan transglycosylase has protein sequence MKRFLKITFRVIILFVAVILSYCTIVVIKARIDTPKIIKKALNADNMTLKLSDLNQWQIDALLTIEDPNFYKHNGMDLKTPGAGITTITQGLVKIYYFSHFKPGFAKLKQTLIAVFALNSLVSKNDQLRLFINNVYLGNVNNKLVIGFDKAANIYYNKPINQLTEREYLSIVAMIIAPQNFNILNRPEANLERTERLISVILGEYKPKSLMDIYYGQLDEETQKGLAPSSYFPSIYDKK, from the coding sequence ATGAAAAGATTTTTAAAAATTACTTTTAGAGTAATTATATTGTTTGTTGCAGTAATTTTGAGTTATTGTACAATCGTAGTAATAAAAGCTCGAATAGATACACCTAAGATAATAAAAAAAGCATTGAACGCGGATAATATGACTTTAAAACTAAGCGACTTAAATCAATGGCAGATAGATGCTTTATTAACAATTGAAGACCCTAATTTTTACAAACATAACGGTATGGATTTGAAAACTCCCGGGGCAGGAATAACAACGATTACCCAGGGACTTGTAAAAATATACTATTTTAGTCATTTCAAACCCGGTTTCGCCAAACTCAAACAGACTTTAATAGCAGTATTTGCATTAAATTCTTTGGTTTCAAAAAACGATCAGCTCCGGTTATTTATTAATAATGTTTATCTTGGGAATGTAAATAACAAGCTGGTTATTGGTTTTGATAAAGCAGCAAATATTTATTATAATAAACCAATAAATCAGTTAACCGAAAGAGAATACCTGTCTATTGTTGCTATGATAATTGCACCCCAAAACTTTAATATTTTAAATAGACCTGAAGCAAATTTGGAGCGGACAGAAAGATTAATAAGCGTAATACTGGGAGAATATAAACCAAAAAGCTTAATGGATATTTATTACGGACAATTAGATGAAGAGACTCAGAAAGGTTTGGCGCCCTCGTCTTATTTTCCTTCGATTTACGATAAGAAGTAA
- the serS gene encoding serine--tRNA ligase, which produces MFDFEFIRNNFELIKRSAELKGESVDVDKFTLLDLKRRDLVKRRDAIRAEQKQISLKVAELKKSGQGDKAEDLIKQSRQLSESESQLTVEITEIETELYTLISWMPNIPDASVPLKTVTTIKEHGTPLAFEEFAPKTSDELCESLDMVDFRRSTKVVGSNFPCYKGFGARFERALINFMLDLHIKQGYTEILPSYLVNPKSMFHTGQLPKLEEDMYFIGKDNLFLNPTAEVPVINLFQEEVLDAKDFPIKYVGYTACFRREAGSYGKMTKGLRRLHQFNKVELIKFVHPDSSYQELEILLEEAEEVLKLLGLTYRVILLPVNDMSFASAKTYDIELWAPASKEWLEVSSCSNCEGFQARRAKIRFRDKGEMKAVHILNGSGVATPRLFITLIEQYQTADGGIVIPEVLRPYMGGIDKIDSKKKTQET; this is translated from the coding sequence ATGTTTGATTTTGAGTTTATAAGGAATAATTTTGAGCTTATAAAAAGGTCGGCAGAACTCAAGGGCGAATCCGTTGATGTTGATAAGTTTACGCTTCTTGATTTAAAGAGACGGGACCTCGTAAAAAGAAGAGATGCTATCAGGGCTGAACAAAAACAAATTTCCCTCAAAGTAGCAGAGCTTAAAAAGTCCGGGCAAGGTGACAAAGCAGAGGACTTGATAAAACAATCCCGTCAGTTATCCGAATCCGAATCCCAATTGACAGTAGAAATTACAGAAATAGAAACCGAACTCTATACGTTAATAAGCTGGATGCCAAATATTCCGGATGCATCGGTTCCTCTTAAAACCGTAACAACAATAAAAGAACACGGGACTCCTCTTGCATTTGAAGAATTTGCCCCGAAGACTTCCGATGAGTTATGTGAATCATTGGATATGGTTGATTTTAGACGCAGTACTAAAGTAGTGGGTTCCAATTTCCCGTGTTACAAGGGATTTGGAGCAAGATTTGAACGGGCGCTTATTAATTTTATGTTAGATTTGCATATTAAACAGGGGTATACCGAAATTTTACCGTCTTATTTGGTTAACCCGAAATCGATGTTCCATACGGGACAGTTACCAAAACTTGAAGAAGATATGTATTTTATAGGAAAAGATAATTTATTCCTTAATCCGACAGCTGAAGTGCCGGTAATAAATTTATTCCAGGAAGAGGTATTGGATGCAAAAGATTTTCCAATTAAATACGTTGGGTATACTGCGTGTTTCAGAAGAGAAGCAGGTTCTTACGGAAAAATGACAAAAGGATTAAGACGATTACACCAGTTTAATAAAGTTGAACTTATAAAATTTGTCCATCCTGATTCTTCTTACCAGGAGTTGGAAATATTACTTGAAGAAGCAGAAGAAGTATTAAAGTTATTAGGGCTAACATACAGGGTAATTCTATTACCCGTAAACGATATGAGTTTTGCTTCTGCAAAGACTTATGACATAGAGCTATGGGCACCTGCGAGCAAGGAATGGCTTGAAGTTTCTTCGTGCAGTAATTGTGAAGGGTTCCAGGCAAGGCGCGCAAAAATAAGGTTCAGGGATAAAGGTGAGATGAAGGCCGTTCATATATTAAATGGGTCCGGTGTAGCAACGCCGAGATTATTTATTACTTTAATCGAGCAGTACCAGACTGCGGACGGAGGAATAGTAATTCCGGAAGTTCTCAGACCATATATGGGTGGAATTGATAAAATAGATTCTAAAAAGAAAACTCAAGAAACTTAG
- the frr gene encoding ribosome recycling factor, with protein MGPLDEIYKNMKEKMAHSIELFKHQLGTTRTGRASTALVEGLKVDSYGTSLPIKQVASIACPDPKLIVIKPWDRNLISEIEKSILKSGIGLTPSNDGAAVKLPIPSLTEERKQGLIKLVKKFAEDSRVALRNIRRDEVIKIKAIKDLPEDDGHRGEKEIQRIMEEQIKIIDELLSKKEKEIMEG; from the coding sequence ATGGGACCTTTGGATGAAATATATAAAAATATGAAGGAGAAAATGGCTCACAGTATAGAGCTTTTTAAACACCAACTTGGGACTACGAGAACAGGGCGTGCTTCTACTGCTTTAGTAGAAGGGTTGAAAGTTGATTCTTACGGGACATCTTTACCTATAAAACAAGTAGCTTCAATAGCTTGTCCTGACCCAAAACTAATAGTAATAAAACCATGGGACCGCAATCTTATTTCTGAAATTGAGAAATCAATACTAAAATCCGGTATAGGATTAACGCCTTCCAACGATGGCGCAGCGGTAAAACTTCCTATTCCTTCATTAACGGAAGAAAGAAAGCAAGGTTTGATAAAACTTGTTAAAAAATTCGCAGAAGATTCAAGAGTTGCTTTAAGAAACATAAGAAGAGATGAGGTTATAAAAATAAAAGCCATTAAAGACCTTCCCGAAGATGATGGTCATAGGGGAGAGAAAGAAATCCAGCGTATTATGGAAGAACAGATAAAAATTATAGATGAGTTACTTTCCAAAAAAGAAAAAGAGATAATGGAAGGATAA
- the uppS gene encoding polyprenyl diphosphate synthase — MKNINIEEHGLIKNNLPIHVAVIMDGNGRWATQRKKPIVDGHTQGIASVREMVESCGSLGIKFLTLYTFSEENWQRPPAEIKAILTLLEKHLEKELPELNRNNVAVQFIGRLSKFPPSIKQRMDKALTSTSHNTGLQLTLALSYSGRAEIIDAIHKITGPTKRITENSFRNYLYAPKLPDPDLLIRTSGEQRVSNFFLYQLAYTEIYTTPILWPDFKTPALIEALKWYQQRNRRFGRR; from the coding sequence ATGAAAAATATAAACATAGAAGAGCATGGTTTAATAAAGAATAATCTTCCTATTCACGTTGCAGTTATTATGGATGGCAATGGAAGATGGGCAACACAGCGAAAAAAGCCTATAGTTGACGGGCATACACAAGGCATTGCTTCTGTCAGGGAAATGGTCGAATCTTGTGGGTCTTTAGGAATAAAATTTCTTACACTTTATACATTTTCCGAAGAAAACTGGCAGAGACCTCCTGCAGAAATAAAAGCGATATTAACTCTTCTCGAGAAACATTTAGAAAAAGAACTCCCCGAACTAAATAGAAATAACGTAGCGGTTCAATTCATTGGTAGATTGAGTAAATTTCCGCCTTCTATAAAACAAAGAATGGATAAAGCGCTAACATCCACAAGTCATAATACCGGCTTGCAACTAACGCTTGCATTATCATATAGCGGGCGAGCAGAGATAATAGATGCCATTCATAAGATTACGGGACCTACAAAGCGTATAACTGAAAATAGTTTTCGTAATTATCTTTACGCACCCAAATTACCGGATCCCGACCTTTTAATAAGGACATCCGGCGAACAACGGGTTTCTAATTTTTTCCTTTACCAGCTTGCTTATACTGAGATATATACTACGCCTATTTTATGGCCTGATTTCAAAACTCCCGCTCTTATCGAGGCTCTAAAATGGTATCAGCAAAGGAATCGGAGATTTGGCAGAAGATAG
- a CDS encoding phosphatidate cytidylyltransferase yields MKSELFYRVITSVLFIPVLIFVAYTGGIYYLLFIELGIALGAYEFYKILEKRGLKPFIFIGVLAALTLGWASFYASHLYTLLTLTALLMFVSISELYRRNMDRAIYHISGTMFGVLYVGWLFSHLILLRQIPVLLYHHEAFHNIHNLKFYMFNPRGSIFADAYSLGAVYTLIPFVLAWSNDITAYFVGNKFGKHKILKRVSPGKSWEGCISGGLMGIISMFLVRAFLAPWLNVLDCLILGGGSAFLSPMGDLVESLLKRDVRIKDASSTIPGHGGFLDRFDSVLFVAPLVYYYLTLFVVGR; encoded by the coding sequence GTGAAAAGTGAACTTTTTTATAGGGTAATAACCTCGGTTTTATTTATTCCTGTCCTTATATTCGTTGCCTACACAGGCGGTATATATTATTTGTTGTTTATTGAATTAGGCATTGCTTTAGGAGCTTATGAATTTTATAAGATATTGGAGAAACGCGGGCTTAAACCTTTTATTTTTATAGGTGTACTTGCAGCTTTAACTCTTGGTTGGGCATCTTTTTATGCATCGCATCTTTATACTCTTTTGACTCTTACTGCACTTTTAATGTTTGTATCCATTTCCGAATTATACAGAAGAAATATGGACAGAGCAATATACCATATTTCGGGGACAATGTTTGGAGTTTTGTATGTAGGATGGCTTTTTAGTCATTTAATATTATTAAGACAGATTCCGGTATTATTATATCATCACGAAGCGTTCCATAATATACATAATCTTAAATTTTATATGTTTAATCCAAGGGGTAGCATATTCGCAGACGCTTACAGTTTGGGCGCAGTATATACGCTTATACCGTTTGTGCTTGCATGGTCAAATGATATCACTGCGTATTTCGTAGGGAATAAATTTGGCAAACATAAGATTTTAAAGCGTGTGTCGCCGGGGAAATCGTGGGAAGGTTGTATATCCGGTGGGCTTATGGGAATAATCAGTATGTTTTTAGTAAGAGCATTTCTTGCGCCGTGGTTAAATGTTCTGGATTGTTTAATACTTGGTGGGGGGAGCGCCTTTTTGTCTCCAATGGGAGATTTGGTAGAATCTTTATTAAAGAGAGATGTCAGGATAAAAGATGCATCCTCAACCATTCCCGGACATGGTGGATTTCTTGATAGGTTTGATTCGGTTTTGTTTGTAGCCCCTCTTGTTTACTATTATTTGACGTTGTTTGTTGTAGGCAGATAA
- a CDS encoding phosphoribosylaminoimidazolesuccinocarboxamide synthase yields MVLETNLKGIPLISRGKVRDIYDLGSELLIVATDRISAFDFILPTGIPDKGKVLTQLSKFWFELTKDIIPNHLIATDVDEFPSNLREYKSILEGRSMLVKKTSVIPVECVVRGWLAGSGWEEYQKSGTVCGIQLPKGLVESSKLLAAIFTPTTKATEGHDMPINFEQCRKLVGDEVADSLRRKSIALYTFAAEYARKKGIIIADTKFEFGMLNNQIILIDEVFTPDSSRFWSVSDYVEGESQKSFDKQFVRDYLLSIKWNKQPPVPELPDEIVKKTREKYMDAVRLITTGEKEKPLYEKGKYFVS; encoded by the coding sequence ATGGTATTAGAAACTAATCTAAAAGGCATTCCTTTGATTTCTCGCGGAAAAGTTAGAGACATATATGATTTGGGCTCAGAGTTGCTTATCGTGGCTACGGACAGGATTTCTGCTTTTGATTTTATACTCCCCACCGGAATTCCCGATAAAGGTAAAGTCCTTACGCAGCTATCCAAGTTCTGGTTCGAACTGACCAAAGATATTATCCCAAACCATTTAATCGCAACGGATGTGGATGAATTCCCATCTAATTTAAGAGAATATAAGTCCATTTTAGAAGGGCGGTCAATGCTTGTTAAAAAGACTTCGGTTATTCCCGTAGAATGTGTCGTAAGAGGATGGCTTGCAGGGAGTGGGTGGGAGGAATACCAAAAAAGCGGAACGGTATGTGGAATCCAGTTACCAAAAGGGCTGGTAGAGTCGTCAAAACTGCTGGCAGCAATATTTACACCTACAACAAAGGCAACCGAGGGGCATGATATGCCGATAAATTTCGAACAATGCAGAAAACTTGTGGGAGATGAAGTTGCAGATTCGTTAAGGAGAAAAAGTATAGCTTTATATACGTTTGCGGCTGAATATGCACGAAAAAAAGGAATAATAATAGCAGATACGAAGTTTGAATTTGGGATGTTGAATAACCAGATAATATTAATAGACGAAGTTTTCACGCCGGATTCATCAAGGTTCTGGTCGGTTTCGGATTACGTTGAGGGAGAATCGCAAAAGAGTTTTGATAAACAGTTTGTAAGGGATTATCTTTTAAGCATAAAATGGAATAAACAGCCGCCGGTACCTGAGTTGCCGGATGAAATAGTGAAAAAAACAAGAGAAAAATATATGGATGCAGTACGGTTGATAACGACAGGGGAAAAAGAAAAACCTCTTTATGAGAAAGGGAAGTATTTTGTGAGTTAG
- the gltX gene encoding glutamate--tRNA ligase: protein MIKVRIAPSPTGYLHVGTARTAIFNWLLARNQKGKFVLRIEDTDIKRSSQEMTQSIIDSLKWMGLNWDEGPILQCDRLENYKKNAEELIKTKLCDFCYCTEEDLKPRKQNALAEKKSWKCNRPCLSLPADERQKWIMRPSAVRFFTESDGKVSFMDKLHGELTKDLHDIEDFILMKSDGTPSYNFACVVDDHEMGITHILRGEDHISNTFKQIIIYKAFGWKPPVFIHVPMILGADRSKLSKRHGAVSVLEYRDKGILPETLVNFLALLGWSPGGDREVLSMEELISEFSLDKLGVTGSIFDYQKLEWMNGEHINRLSDDELLERIKNFEPSNKLLMGNDEYIKKVIALLKPRMKTLLDMESYFFIEPTEYDEKGAGKYLTQEGKQRLELLKTRLSELTEFSVENIEAVIRKIAEELGIGAGLLIHPLRLALTGKTVGPSLFHLVEVLGKERVMQRIEKTMKWIK from the coding sequence ATGATAAAAGTTAGAATAGCGCCGTCACCGACAGGATACTTACACGTAGGAACGGCAAGAACTGCAATCTTTAACTGGTTGCTTGCAAGAAATCAGAAAGGAAAGTTTGTCCTTAGAATTGAAGATACCGACATTAAACGTTCTTCACAGGAAATGACTCAATCCATAATAGACAGTTTGAAGTGGATGGGTTTGAACTGGGATGAAGGTCCCATATTGCAGTGTGACAGACTGGAAAATTACAAAAAGAATGCAGAAGAATTGATAAAGACCAAACTCTGCGATTTCTGTTACTGTACCGAGGAAGACTTAAAACCACGTAAACAGAATGCTCTTGCAGAGAAAAAATCGTGGAAATGTAACCGTCCCTGTCTTAGTTTACCTGCGGACGAAAGACAAAAATGGATAATGAGACCTTCGGCTGTAAGGTTTTTTACTGAATCAGACGGAAAAGTAAGTTTTATGGATAAACTGCACGGGGAACTTACAAAAGACTTACACGACATAGAAGATTTTATTCTAATGAAATCGGACGGAACGCCTTCTTATAATTTTGCCTGTGTAGTGGATGACCACGAAATGGGAATTACACATATTTTAAGAGGAGAAGACCATATTTCAAATACGTTCAAACAAATCATAATATATAAAGCATTTGGGTGGAAACCGCCGGTGTTTATTCATGTACCAATGATTCTTGGGGCAGACCGTTCAAAACTGTCAAAACGGCATGGAGCAGTTTCTGTGCTGGAATACAGAGACAAAGGGATTTTACCTGAAACGCTTGTTAATTTCCTTGCTTTGCTCGGTTGGTCGCCGGGAGGGGATAGGGAAGTTTTGAGTATGGAAGAACTTATATCGGAGTTTTCTCTTGATAAACTGGGTGTAACGGGTTCAATCTTTGATTACCAGAAACTGGAATGGATGAACGGGGAGCATATTAATAGGTTAAGTGATGATGAATTACTTGAAAGAATAAAGAATTTTGAGCCAAGCAATAAATTATTAATGGGAAATGATGAATATATTAAAAAGGTAATTGCGTTATTAAAACCGAGGATGAAGACGTTATTGGATATGGAAAGTTATTTCTTTATTGAGCCGACGGAGTATGATGAAAAGGGAGCGGGAAAATATCTTACACAGGAAGGGAAGCAGAGGTTGGAGTTATTAAAGACAAGGTTATCCGAATTAACGGAATTTAGTGTTGAGAACATAGAGGCGGTTATAAGAAAAATAGCCGAAGAGCTTGGAATCGGTGCAGGGTTATTAATTCATCCGTTGCGGCTTGCATTGACAGGGAAAACCGTAGGACCAAGCCTTTTCCATTTGGTTGAAGTGCTGGGGAAGGAAAGAGTTATGCAGAGGATTGAGAAAACGATGAAGTGGATAAAGTGA